A section of the Arabiibacter massiliensis genome encodes:
- a CDS encoding YfcC family protein — MTEKAKEKSKKKRSISSFTILLIMLVALALITVAMSFAGVEGVEGATIANVATAPVKGFTDALPVCLFVLILGGFLGIVTETGALDAGIAALVKKLKGNELVLIPILMFIFSIGGTTYGMCEETVPFYLLLAATMVAAGFDSVVGAAVVLLGAGCGVLGSTVNPFAVGAAVDSLSGTGIEINQGTIILLGVVLWLVTLAISIVFVMRYAKKVKENKGSTILSLQEQETMKAEFGEAQQEAGSAEANTEKKLMTGRQKWTLVVFALTFVVMIIGFIPWGDFGVEIFDAGAATEEMTTQVSGDDISAVYADGDMGELAFNGEVEGTVTTEEQISDGWSAFLTGLPLGQWYFDEASTWFLIMALIIGVVGGVSESRFVKAFINGAADMMSVVLIIALARSITVLMGETGLDMWILENAANALNGLSAIIFAPMSFLLYVVLSFLIPSSSGMATVSMPIMGPLAASLNFSPDVMIMIFSAGNGLVNLFTPTSGAIMGGLALAKVEYSTWLKFGGKLFIILGVACIIILTAAMMIIPGAMA; from the coding sequence ATGACCGAGAAAGCGAAGGAAAAAAGCAAGAAGAAGCGATCTATATCGTCATTCACCATCCTGCTCATCATGCTCGTTGCGCTTGCTCTGATCACGGTGGCGATGTCTTTCGCCGGCGTTGAGGGAGTCGAGGGAGCGACCATCGCCAACGTGGCGACGGCTCCCGTCAAGGGCTTCACCGATGCCCTGCCCGTGTGCCTGTTCGTTCTGATCCTGGGCGGTTTCCTGGGCATCGTGACGGAGACGGGCGCGCTGGACGCGGGTATCGCCGCGCTGGTGAAGAAGCTCAAGGGCAACGAACTCGTGCTCATCCCGATTCTGATGTTCATCTTCTCCATCGGCGGCACGACGTACGGCATGTGCGAGGAAACGGTCCCGTTCTACCTGCTGCTCGCGGCCACCATGGTGGCGGCCGGCTTCGACAGCGTCGTCGGCGCGGCGGTCGTCCTTCTAGGCGCCGGCTGCGGCGTGCTCGGCTCGACGGTGAACCCGTTCGCCGTGGGCGCGGCCGTCGACTCGCTGTCCGGCACGGGCATCGAGATCAACCAGGGCACCATCATCCTGCTCGGCGTCGTGCTCTGGCTCGTGACGCTGGCCATCTCCATCGTCTTCGTCATGCGCTACGCGAAGAAGGTCAAGGAGAACAAGGGCTCCACCATCCTGTCGCTGCAGGAGCAGGAGACCATGAAGGCCGAATTCGGCGAGGCCCAGCAGGAGGCCGGATCGGCTGAGGCGAACACGGAGAAGAAGCTCATGACCGGGCGCCAGAAGTGGACGCTCGTGGTGTTCGCGCTCACGTTCGTGGTCATGATCATCGGCTTCATCCCGTGGGGCGACTTCGGCGTGGAGATCTTCGACGCCGGCGCTGCCACCGAGGAAATGACGACCCAGGTCAGCGGCGACGACATCTCCGCGGTCTACGCTGACGGAGACATGGGCGAGCTGGCCTTCAACGGCGAGGTCGAGGGCACGGTGACCACCGAGGAGCAGATCTCCGACGGCTGGTCCGCGTTCCTGACCGGCCTTCCGCTGGGGCAGTGGTACTTCGACGAGGCCTCCACGTGGTTCCTCATCATGGCGCTGATCATCGGCGTCGTGGGCGGCGTGTCCGAGAGCCGCTTCGTCAAGGCCTTCATCAACGGCGCGGCCGACATGATGAGCGTCGTGCTGATCATCGCGCTCGCCCGCTCCATCACGGTGCTCATGGGCGAGACCGGCCTGGACATGTGGATCCTCGAGAACGCGGCCAACGCGCTGAACGGCCTGTCGGCGATCATCTTCGCCCCGATGTCGTTCCTGCTCTACGTGGTGCTGTCGTTCCTCATCCCGTCGTCGTCCGGCATGGCCACGGTGTCCATGCCCATCATGGGCCCGCTGGCGGCTTCGCTCAACTTCTCGCCTGACGTCATGATCATGATCTTCAGCGCCGGCAACGGCCTGGTGAACCTGTTCACCCCCACGTCCGGTGCCATCATGGGCGGCCTGGCGTTGGCCAAGGTCGAGTACTCGACCTGGCTGAAGTTCGGCGGCAAGCTGTTCATCATCCTGGGTGTGGCCTGCATCATCATCCTCACTGCGGCGATGATGATCATACCGGGTGCGATGGCCTAG
- the arcC gene encoding carbamate kinase, with amino-acid sequence MPYTIGEGKTVVIALGGNALGNTPQEQLDLVKNTATHIVDMIEDGTNVVVSHGNGPQVGMINNAFAYASANDGKTPEMPFPEAGAMSQGYIGYQLSQAILNELKARNILRSTANVITQTVVDPADPAFQNPTKPVGAFLSEEEAKAKAAETGWTYKEDAGRGWRQVVASPKPVRIVEFDAVRDLVNDGYVVISTGGGGVPVFEVDGAYEGVPAVIDKDRSSALLARKLKADMLIILTAVEKVCVNFNKPDQAEISEMTVAEAEEYIAQGQFAPGSMLPKVEACIEYVEQYPAGKALITSLECAAAGLRGETGTVITA; translated from the coding sequence ATGCCCTACACAATCGGCGAAGGCAAGACCGTCGTCATCGCGCTCGGCGGCAACGCGCTGGGCAACACGCCCCAGGAGCAGCTCGACCTGGTGAAGAACACGGCGACCCACATCGTCGACATGATCGAGGACGGCACCAACGTCGTGGTCTCCCACGGCAACGGCCCGCAGGTCGGCATGATCAACAACGCGTTCGCCTACGCGAGCGCCAACGACGGCAAGACGCCGGAGATGCCCTTCCCCGAGGCCGGCGCCATGAGCCAGGGCTACATCGGCTACCAGCTCTCCCAGGCGATCCTGAACGAGCTCAAGGCCCGCAACATCCTGCGCTCCACGGCCAACGTCATCACCCAGACCGTGGTGGACCCCGCCGACCCGGCGTTCCAGAACCCCACCAAGCCCGTCGGCGCGTTCCTCTCCGAGGAGGAGGCCAAGGCCAAGGCCGCCGAGACCGGCTGGACCTACAAGGAGGACGCGGGCCGCGGCTGGCGCCAGGTGGTGGCCTCCCCGAAGCCCGTGCGCATCGTCGAGTTCGACGCGGTGCGCGACCTGGTCAACGACGGCTACGTCGTCATCTCCACGGGCGGCGGCGGCGTGCCGGTGTTCGAGGTCGACGGCGCCTACGAGGGCGTGCCGGCCGTCATCGACAAGGACCGCTCGAGCGCGCTCCTCGCCCGCAAGCTCAAGGCCGACATGCTCATCATCCTCACCGCGGTGGAGAAGGTGTGCGTGAACTTCAACAAGCCCGACCAGGCCGAGATCTCCGAGATGACGGTGGCCGAGGCCGAGGAGTACATCGCCCAGGGCCAGTTCGCCCCCGGCTCGATGCTGCCTAAGGTGGAGGCGTGCATCGAGTACGTCGAGCAGTACCCGGCCGGCAAGGCCCTCATCACGAGCCTCGAGTGCGCCGCGGCGGGCCTGCGCGGCGAGACCGGCACGGTCATCACGGCGTAA